One segment of Dolichospermum sp. DET69 DNA contains the following:
- a CDS encoding CPBP family intramembrane metalloprotease, which yields MKINLTQLTKFPVPVRLVCFILALLFLWLPLAAPIYWLVEDTNLESILTLVILYIEFIFLLNVWGKKVYLQSGIFSHYGLEFTRLNGVDLLRGLAIGLTTVLVLFGLEGMLGWLVWQQPQVFLVKIILEGLLVSLGVGFAEELLFRGWLLDELQRDYKLNTALGINAILFAVSHFIKPLAAIIHTLPQFPALVLLGLTQVWGKRWRRGRLGLPIGLHGGLVWGYYIINVGQLTQYSGQVPDWITGVNNNPLQGVMGVLFMGGLAWWIGSKQQVTGKSIEFEHKT from the coding sequence ATGAAAATTAATTTAACTCAACTGACCAAATTTCCTGTCCCGGTGCGGCTGGTTTGTTTTATATTGGCATTATTGTTTTTATGGCTACCTCTAGCTGCACCAATTTATTGGCTGGTCGAAGATACTAATTTAGAAAGTATTTTGACTCTGGTTATATTGTATATAGAGTTTATTTTTTTACTGAATGTTTGGGGTAAAAAGGTTTATCTGCAATCAGGAATATTCAGCCATTATGGGTTGGAATTTACGCGCCTTAATGGTGTAGATTTGTTGCGGGGGTTAGCGATTGGACTAACTACTGTTTTAGTTTTATTTGGTTTAGAAGGTATGTTAGGTTGGTTGGTATGGCAACAACCTCAAGTATTTCTAGTCAAAATAATTTTAGAAGGTTTATTAGTGAGTTTGGGTGTGGGGTTTGCAGAAGAATTACTATTTCGCGGTTGGTTATTGGATGAGTTACAACGAGATTATAAATTAAATACCGCTCTGGGGATAAATGCAATTTTATTTGCTGTATCCCATTTTATTAAGCCCTTGGCGGCAATTATTCATACTTTACCCCAATTTCCAGCTTTAGTGCTGTTGGGGTTAACGCAGGTATGGGGAAAACGTTGGCGACGGGGACGTTTGGGTTTACCTATTGGTTTACATGGTGGGTTAGTTTGGGGTTATTACATTATTAATGTGGGACAATTAACCCAATATTCGGGTCAAGTTCCTGACTGGATAACTGGTGTAAATAATAATCCTTTGCAGGGAGTTATGGGGGTATTATTTATGGGTGGGTTGGCTTGGTGGATAGGGAGTAAACAGCAGGTGACAGGGAAGAGTATAGAATTTGAACATAAAACCTGA
- a CDS encoding HigA family addiction module antidote protein has protein sequence MKIPTHRPPTHPGEMLLEEFMIHEGLTPQKIAESIGVTEQQIVDLIAGKQHITPSLALRLSKFFGISVDFWMNLQVRWDLYYAQQAEAEFLNTINPFVA, from the coding sequence ATGAAAATCCCAACCCATCGTCCTCCTACCCATCCTGGAGAAATGTTATTAGAAGAGTTTATGATTCATGAGGGTTTAACACCCCAAAAAATAGCTGAGTCTATTGGTGTTACAGAACAGCAAATTGTAGATTTAATCGCAGGTAAACAGCATATCACACCCAGTTTAGCACTGCGGTTATCCAAGTTTTTTGGCATATCTGTTGATTTCTGGATGAATTTACAAGTTCGCTGGGATCTATATTATGCTCAACAAGCAGAAGCAGAATTTCTGAATACAATTAATCCTTTTGTCGCTTGA
- a CDS encoding type II toxin-antitoxin system RelE/ParE family toxin, with protein MIHTFKNLGTQDIFDGKDSKAARKTCPSSLWKRTIRKLDQLDSVTSLEDLTIPPGNCLEALKGDREGQYSIRINDQYRICFFWRELGADAVEIVDYH; from the coding sequence ATGATTCATACTTTCAAAAATTTGGGTACGCAAGATATTTTTGATGGTAAAGATTCTAAAGCTGCTCGAAAAACCTGTCCCTCATCCCTTTGGAAGCGTACAATTCGTAAACTAGATCAGTTAGACTCAGTTACAAGTCTAGAAGATTTAACAATTCCCCCAGGTAATTGTCTAGAAGCATTAAAAGGTGATAGAGAAGGTCAGTATAGTATTCGTATTAATGATCAATATCGAATTTGCTTTTTTTGGCGAGAATTAGGGGCAGATGCAGTGGAAATTGTAGATTATCATTGA
- a CDS encoding DUF4079 domain-containing protein produces the protein MHLPSFLWLWKIAAWSMGLSLLAYVFLAITGIWMLRVRTTGENPLGVVLPWQPSQMRSLHYIIGITMVSLVLLLLAVGIVGTLGHFGSLGHSPHLVAGLIVVILVLVSAFGATQISTGKPWARPLHLSCNFCLLLGFGWVSLSGWTVVQKYLP, from the coding sequence ATGCACCTACCGTCTTTTCTATGGTTATGGAAAATAGCCGCCTGGTCAATGGGGTTATCTTTACTGGCTTATGTATTTTTAGCAATCACTGGTATTTGGATGTTACGGGTCAGAACCACTGGAGAAAATCCTTTAGGGGTTGTACTACCTTGGCAACCTTCGCAAATGCGATCGCTCCATTATATAATTGGCATAACTATGGTTAGTCTTGTTTTACTACTCCTAGCCGTTGGGATTGTTGGTACATTGGGACACTTTGGTTCATTAGGACATTCACCACATTTAGTCGCTGGGTTAATAGTTGTCATTTTAGTTTTAGTATCTGCATTTGGTGCCACTCAAATTAGTACCGGAAAGCCTTGGGCTAGACCATTACATCTTAGTTGTAATTTCTGCTTATTATTAGGATTTGGTTGGGTATCTCTCAGCGGTTGGACTGTGGTGCAAAAGTATTTACCTTAA
- a CDS encoding NADP-dependent isocitrate dehydrogenase: protein MYEKITPPTTGAKITFKNGEPVVPENPIIPFIRGDGTGIDIWPATEKVLDAAVAKAYKGKRKISWFRVYAGDEACELYGTYQYLPQDTLTAIKEYGIAIKGPLTTPVGGGIRSLNVALRQIFDLYTCVRPCRYYAGTPSPHKTPEKLDVIVYRENTEDIYLGIEWKQGSEIGDRLIKFINEELIPATPEHGKKQIPLDAGIGIKPISKTGSQRLVRRAIKHALLLPKDKQQVTLVHKGNIMKYTEGAFRDWGYELATTEFRQEVVTERESWILSNKEKNPQITLEQNAHEIDPGFDSLTPERKAQIVKEVETVLNTIWESHGNGKWPEKIMVNDRIADSIFQQIQTRPDEYSILATMNLNGDYLSDAAAAIVGGLGMGPGANIGDSCAIFEATHGTAPKHAGLDKINPGSVILSGVMMLEFMGWQEAADLVKKGLGDAIANGQVTYDLARLMEPPVEPLKCSEFADAIIKHFG from the coding sequence ATGTACGAAAAGATTACTCCTCCCACTACCGGCGCAAAAATTACCTTCAAAAATGGTGAACCGGTTGTTCCTGAAAATCCGATTATCCCTTTTATTCGCGGTGATGGTACGGGTATAGATATTTGGCCTGCTACGGAAAAGGTGCTTGATGCAGCAGTAGCAAAAGCGTACAAAGGTAAAAGGAAAATTAGCTGGTTTAGGGTCTATGCTGGTGATGAAGCTTGTGAGTTATATGGCACATATCAGTATTTGCCCCAAGATACATTAACGGCTATTAAGGAATATGGCATAGCTATTAAAGGACCTTTGACTACTCCAGTTGGTGGGGGAATTCGGTCTTTAAATGTGGCATTACGCCAAATTTTTGACCTTTATACCTGCGTGCGTCCTTGCCGATATTACGCTGGTACTCCTTCTCCTCATAAAACTCCTGAAAAACTGGATGTAATTGTTTATCGGGAAAATACGGAAGATATCTATTTGGGGATTGAGTGGAAACAAGGTAGTGAAATAGGCGATCGCCTGATAAAATTCATAAATGAGGAATTGATACCCGCTACCCCAGAACACGGTAAAAAGCAAATTCCTCTGGATGCGGGAATTGGTATCAAACCCATCAGCAAAACCGGTTCGCAGCGGCTTGTGCGTCGCGCTATCAAACACGCCTTGTTATTGCCCAAAGATAAGCAACAAGTCACCTTGGTGCATAAAGGCAATATCATGAAATACACAGAAGGCGCTTTCCGGGATTGGGGTTATGAACTAGCCACCACGGAATTTCGTCAAGAAGTTGTCACAGAAAGAGAATCTTGGATTTTGAGTAATAAAGAGAAAAATCCCCAGATCACTCTAGAACAAAATGCCCATGAAATTGATCCTGGTTTTGATTCCCTGACACCAGAGAGAAAAGCACAAATTGTCAAAGAAGTAGAAACAGTTCTCAATACAATTTGGGAAAGCCATGGAAACGGCAAATGGCCAGAGAAAATCATGGTCAATGATCGCATTGCTGATAGTATCTTTCAACAAATCCAAACTCGTCCAGATGAGTATTCCATCCTGGCAACAATGAACCTCAACGGTGACTATTTATCCGATGCTGCTGCTGCTATCGTTGGCGGTTTAGGCATGGGTCCAGGGGCAAATATTGGCGACTCCTGCGCGATTTTTGAAGCTACCCATGGTACAGCACCAAAACACGCGGGGTTAGATAAAATTAACCCCGGTTCTGTGATTCTTTCCGGTGTCATGATGCTGGAATTTATGGGTTGGCAAGAAGCCGCAGATTTAGTTAAAAAAGGATTAGGGGATGCGATCGCCAATGGTCAAGTTACCTATGACTTAGCACGGTTAATGGAACCACCAGTAGAACCATTAAAGTGTTCTGAATTTGCTGACGCAATCATCAAACATTTCGGTTAA
- a CDS encoding GUN4 domain-containing protein has protein sequence MTDPMIVSGTTNDLDSLRQKLIAGSEKVQQQIIPQLADLGNDGLDVLKEFLLKRRDTPATWIDGKVYQVIYNTNALTDQEFLQTNFPEGIVPLKSDCGISYNSLQKLLVNQDFQAADLLTIQKMCEAAGSQAVKRKWLYFTEVENFPIKDLRTINQLWVVHSEGKFGFSVQREIWLGLSKNWVNLWPKIGWKDGNTWTRYPNSFTWDLSAPRGHLPLSNQLRGVRVMSSLLCHPAWNK, from the coding sequence ATGACAGACCCAATGATTGTATCAGGCACTACAAATGATCTCGACTCCCTTCGCCAAAAGTTAATCGCTGGGTCCGAAAAAGTCCAACAACAAATCATCCCGCAGTTAGCTGACTTGGGTAATGATGGGTTAGATGTGTTGAAGGAATTTTTGCTGAAACGTCGTGATACCCCAGCAACTTGGATTGATGGCAAAGTCTACCAAGTCATCTACAATACTAATGCACTGACAGATCAAGAATTTCTACAAACTAACTTTCCTGAAGGAATTGTACCTCTAAAATCGGACTGTGGGATCAGTTACAATTCTTTGCAAAAGTTACTGGTAAATCAAGATTTTCAAGCAGCGGACCTCTTGACAATTCAGAAGATGTGTGAAGCGGCTGGTTCTCAAGCAGTAAAAAGAAAATGGCTGTACTTTACAGAAGTAGAAAATTTTCCAATTAAAGACTTACGTACCATTAATCAACTCTGGGTAGTTCACTCAGAAGGTAAATTTGGCTTTTCTGTACAGCGCGAAATTTGGTTAGGTTTAAGTAAAAATTGGGTGAATCTCTGGCCAAAAATTGGCTGGAAGGATGGCAATACCTGGACTAGATACCCGAACAGCTTTACCTGGGATTTAAGCGCCCCTAGAGGTCATCTACCTCTCTCTAATCAACTGCGGGGGGTGCGGGTGATGTCTTCTTTACTGTGTCATCCGGCTTGGAATAAGTAG
- a CDS encoding XisI protein, which produces MEKLKQYQNYVQQVIREYAQIGSTKDEIEQQLIFDPVGNHYQLMYVGWKNRRRQHGCVLHLDIKNDKIWIQHDGTEIGIADELVKLGVPKEDIVLAFHEPLMRQYTGFAIG; this is translated from the coding sequence ATGGAAAAACTAAAGCAATATCAAAATTATGTTCAACAAGTTATCAGAGAGTATGCTCAAATAGGTTCAACTAAGGACGAGATTGAACAACAACTGATTTTTGATCCTGTTGGTAATCATTATCAGTTAATGTATGTTGGTTGGAAAAACAGACGCAGACAGCATGGTTGTGTTTTACATCTTGATATTAAAAACGACAAGATTTGGATACAACATGATGGAACTGAAATTGGTATTGCAGATGAATTAGTTAAATTAGGTGTACCAAAAGAAGATATTGTTTTAGCTTTTCATGAACCTTTGATGAGGCAATATACAGGTTTTGCAATTGGTTAA
- a CDS encoding XisH family protein: protein MPAKDIFHVAVRKGLEKENWVITDDPLRIEVGDVEMYIDLGAEEILAAERTGEKIAVEIKSFTGTSNISQFHTAVGQFFNYRFALEEKEPERVLFLAVPLGVYSAFFQLQFIKTVVQRSQLKIIVYDPIQEAIVEWKN from the coding sequence ATGCCTGCTAAAGATATTTTTCATGTTGCTGTTAGGAAAGGATTAGAAAAAGAGAATTGGGTAATCACAGATGATCCTTTGAGGATTGAAGTTGGTGATGTAGAAATGTATATTGATCTTGGGGCTGAGGAAATTTTAGCTGCTGAAAGAACTGGAGAAAAAATAGCAGTTGAAATAAAGAGTTTCACCGGTACATCTAATATTTCTCAATTTCATACAGCAGTTGGCCAGTTTTTTAATTATCGTTTTGCATTAGAAGAGAAAGAACCAGAAAGAGTTTTATTTTTGGCTGTTCCTTTAGGAGTTTATAGTGCTTTCTTTCAATTGCAATTTATCAAAACAGTTGTTCAGCGTTCTCAACTTAAAATCATTGTTTATGATCCGATTCAGGAGGCAATTGTAGAATGGAAAAACTAA
- a CDS encoding HNH endonuclease, whose product MNSQQKHSKKQKLSNVYGSYCWWCGKSMSINELTIEHLRPKSCGGSNSLENLRLACLTCNRFRGNSLFPPNVKIK is encoded by the coding sequence ATGAATAGTCAACAAAAACACAGCAAGAAGCAAAAACTTTCTAATGTATATGGTTCTTATTGTTGGTGGTGTGGTAAGTCAATGTCAATAAATGAATTGACGATTGAACATCTTCGTCCTAAAAGTTGTGGTGGTTCTAATTCTTTAGAAAACTTAAGACTAGCTTGTTTAACTTGTAACCGTTTTCGTGGAAATAGCCTGTTTCCACCAAATGTAAAGATTAAGTAA
- the rnc gene encoding ribonuclease III has protein sequence MHKLLIFQNEKLLRQALTHRSYVNEKPEEGEHNERLEFLGDAILNFLSGEYLYRLHPKKGEDELTRRRSALVEEKQLAKFAIEIGLDFRMRLGQGAILDGGYHNPNLLSSTFEAVIGAYYLDNNCNVEPLRPIVKELFDSASEHIVEIRSNVDSKNRFQEWVQAQGNTTPPKYVTEQVDGPSHAPVFVSEVFEVVNGISELHGTGKGRNKKEAEKAAAEDALAKLEKQGLLN, from the coding sequence ATGCACAAACTTCTCATATTCCAAAATGAAAAACTCCTCCGTCAAGCATTAACCCACCGTTCTTATGTTAACGAAAAACCAGAAGAAGGGGAACATAACGAGCGCTTAGAATTTTTGGGTGATGCTATTCTCAACTTCCTCAGTGGAGAATACCTTTATCGTCTTCACCCCAAAAAAGGAGAAGATGAATTAACTCGTCGTCGTTCTGCATTAGTAGAAGAAAAACAATTAGCAAAATTTGCCATTGAAATAGGTTTAGATTTTAGAATGAGGTTAGGACAAGGGGCAATTTTAGATGGAGGATATCACAATCCTAATTTACTCAGTAGTACCTTTGAGGCTGTAATTGGTGCTTATTATTTAGATAATAATTGTAATGTTGAACCACTGCGTCCCATAGTTAAAGAATTATTTGATTCTGCCTCAGAACACATTGTGGAAATTCGTTCAAATGTAGATTCTAAAAATCGCTTTCAAGAATGGGTACAGGCGCAAGGTAACACAACTCCTCCTAAATATGTTACAGAACAAGTTGACGGACCCTCTCATGCACCAGTATTTGTATCTGAGGTATTTGAAGTAGTTAATGGAATATCCGAATTGCACGGAACAGGTAAAGGACGCAATAAAAAAGAAGCAGAAAAAGCTGCTGCTGAAGATGCCTTAGCTAAATTGGAAAAACAGGGTTTGTTAAATTGA
- the ntrB gene encoding nitrate ABC transporter permease: MILQLNLAAIVAVAGTAIWRKTKPVIFQDTFLYPALGCLGIILLWWLVALANHELIPTPPEALIANWDYILHPFYERGPGDLGIGWLLLASLRRVILGFGLGALVAIPLGFLIGMSRPAMLAFNPIIQIFKPVSPLAWLPISLSLFNLADPSAIFVIFITSLWPTIINTALGVSSVPKDYLDVAQVLEMNRWRQITKIILPASLPYIFTGLRISLGIAWLVIVAVEMLTGGVGIGFFVWDEWSRLNLSSVFLAVFVIGLTGLILDYGVGKIQELVTHRPGSLKI, encoded by the coding sequence ATGATATTACAACTAAATTTAGCTGCCATTGTTGCAGTCGCGGGAACAGCTATTTGGAGAAAAACCAAACCTGTAATTTTTCAAGATACTTTCTTATATCCAGCATTAGGCTGTTTAGGAATTATTTTATTGTGGTGGTTGGTAGCATTAGCTAATCATGAATTAATACCCACACCGCCAGAAGCTTTAATTGCTAATTGGGACTATATTTTACATCCATTCTATGAAAGAGGTCCAGGTGATTTAGGAATTGGTTGGTTGTTATTAGCAAGTTTACGACGGGTAATATTAGGATTTGGTTTAGGTGCATTAGTGGCCATTCCCTTGGGTTTTTTGATCGGAATGTCCAGACCGGCAATGCTGGCTTTTAATCCGATTATTCAGATTTTCAAACCAGTTTCACCCTTAGCTTGGTTGCCGATTTCTTTGTCTTTGTTCAATTTAGCAGATCCTTCGGCAATTTTCGTGATTTTCATTACCTCTCTTTGGCCAACTATTATTAATACAGCTTTAGGAGTTTCTAGTGTTCCCAAAGATTATTTAGATGTAGCACAAGTCTTAGAGATGAACCGTTGGAGACAAATAACCAAAATTATTTTACCTGCTAGTTTGCCCTATATTTTCACAGGTTTAAGAATTAGTTTAGGGATAGCTTGGCTGGTAATTGTGGCAGTGGAAATGCTCACTGGTGGTGTGGGAATAGGATTTTTTGTTTGGGACGAATGGAGTCGTTTAAATCTCAGTTCTGTATTTTTAGCTGTGTTTGTAATTGGGTTAACTGGGTTGATTTTAGATTATGGTGTGGGCAAAATTCAAGAATTAGTTACTCACCGTCCAGGAAGTTTAAAGATTTAA
- a CDS encoding ABC transporter substrate-binding protein has translation MSEHYLTRRDFITGIGATTAGLFLSSCAISGDRSAKGLTEEALAVIPVVRSQDLEKSDITVGYVPVNDCAPFAIAWKKGFFRKYGLNVNLNREASWATSRDGLIFGRLDASPVVSGAVTNARIGAEGARHAPLCAAMTIHRHGNAMTMSKDMWDYGIRPWFEYQQKYGDGALEAFGRDFRGYFDKQPPEKKVWAVVLSSAIYEYFARYLSAAAGVDPLKEFRVIIVSPPQMVTNMKIGSMQAYMVAEPWNTRAITGNQGIGFTFAQGKEIWYGHPDRLLGVMESFIVNYPKTYRSLVKAMIEACQYCSKPENRQEVAELLTQRSFTGAKPKKPGVPITKFTGPGIIGNYNYGGFDGKDRTIKADDTTIFYDLPNNIPHKIGEHSTFLWRSRSIWLMTQAARWGQIKEIPQNAEEVAAKGWRTDLYREIAAEMGIECPKDDYKVEPPEVFIDKKGFDPSDPVGYLHSFDIRANAPSQFFMS, from the coding sequence ATGAGTGAACATTATTTAACTCGCAGAGATTTTATTACAGGAATAGGTGCGACTACAGCAGGTTTATTTTTATCATCCTGTGCTATTTCTGGAGATAGGTCTGCAAAAGGACTCACAGAAGAAGCTTTAGCTGTGATACCAGTAGTTAGATCCCAAGATTTAGAAAAATCGGACATTACTGTTGGTTATGTTCCTGTAAATGATTGTGCGCCATTTGCGATCGCTTGGAAAAAAGGATTCTTCCGCAAATATGGCTTAAATGTCAATCTCAACCGTGAAGCCAGTTGGGCTACCTCCCGCGACGGATTGATTTTTGGTCGTCTCGATGCTTCCCCCGTCGTCTCTGGTGCAGTCACCAATGCTAGAATCGGTGCAGAAGGTGCGCGTCATGCTCCCCTATGTGCAGCAATGACCATTCACCGACATGGTAACGCCATGACCATGAGTAAGGATATGTGGGACTATGGCATCCGTCCTTGGTTTGAATATCAGCAAAAATACGGTGATGGGGCGTTAGAAGCCTTTGGGCGAGACTTTCGCGGTTATTTTGACAAACAACCCCCAGAAAAGAAAGTTTGGGCTGTAGTCCTCAGTTCTGCCATTTATGAATACTTTGCCCGTTATCTATCTGCGGCTGCTGGTGTTGATCCTCTGAAAGAGTTTCGGGTAATCATTGTTTCTCCACCGCAAATGGTGACAAACATGAAAATTGGCTCAATGCAAGCTTACATGGTTGCCGAACCTTGGAATACTAGAGCAATTACGGGGAATCAAGGTATTGGTTTTACCTTTGCTCAAGGTAAGGAAATTTGGTACGGACACCCAGATAGACTTCTGGGAGTAATGGAATCTTTTATTGTTAATTATCCGAAAACTTACCGTTCTTTGGTAAAAGCAATGATTGAAGCTTGTCAATATTGTAGCAAACCGGAAAATCGTCAAGAAGTAGCCGAATTACTCACCCAAAGATCATTTACGGGGGCAAAACCTAAAAAGCCAGGTGTTCCCATTACTAAGTTTACTGGACCGGGAATTATTGGCAATTATAATTATGGTGGTTTTGATGGTAAAGACCGCACTATTAAAGCAGATGATACGACAATTTTTTACGATCTTCCTAATAATATTCCCCACAAAATTGGCGAACATTCGACGTTTTTATGGCGTTCTCGCAGTATTTGGTTAATGACTCAAGCAGCCCGTTGGGGACAAATTAAAGAAATTCCTCAAAACGCCGAAGAAGTAGCGGCAAAAGGTTGGAGAACGGATTTATATAGAGAGATAGCCGCAGAAATGGGAATTGAATGTCCCAAGGATGATTACAAAGTTGAACCACCAGAGGTATTTATAGATAAGAAAGGATTTGATCCTAGTGATCCTGTAGGATATCTTCATAGTTTTGATATTCGTGCTAACGCTCCCTCTCAGTTTTTTATGTCTTGA
- a CDS encoding ABC transporter ATP-binding protein: MEYTTSSDHTSTATIPRNGFLEVENLVKSYPTQDKGKFTVLDNVNLTISEDEYISVIGHSGCGKSTLLKIIGGFEKATSGSVRLDGKEIRKPGADRMMVFQNYSLLPWLTVRENIRLAVDEVFKNANRAEKISIVNEHLVMVNLTAAADKYPDEISGGMKQRVGIARALAIRPKMLLMDEPFGALDALTRGKLQRQVLDIWERHRQAVMMITHDVDEAIYMSDRIILMTNGPSAKIGEILKVPFEHPRDRTAMRNSTEYFELRNHALNFLDQNFTPEE; encoded by the coding sequence ATGGAATATACAACTTCATCAGATCATACTTCTACCGCAACCATACCCCGGAACGGATTTTTGGAAGTTGAAAATTTAGTTAAATCTTATCCAACACAGGATAAGGGAAAATTCACAGTTTTAGATAATGTTAATCTGACCATTAGTGAAGATGAGTATATTTCTGTAATTGGTCATTCTGGCTGTGGTAAATCCACATTATTAAAAATAATTGGTGGTTTTGAAAAAGCTACATCTGGTTCAGTTCGTTTAGACGGAAAAGAGATCCGTAAACCAGGAGCAGATAGAATGATGGTATTTCAAAATTATTCATTATTACCTTGGTTAACTGTGCGGGAAAATATCCGTTTAGCGGTAGATGAAGTCTTTAAAAATGCTAATAGAGCCGAAAAAATTAGCATTGTTAATGAACATTTAGTCATGGTAAACTTAACAGCCGCAGCAGATAAATATCCCGATGAAATTTCTGGAGGAATGAAACAAAGAGTTGGTATTGCTAGGGCTTTAGCAATTCGTCCCAAAATGTTATTAATGGATGAACCTTTTGGGGCTTTAGATGCTTTAACTCGTGGTAAATTACAACGTCAAGTATTAGATATTTGGGAACGTCATCGTCAAGCAGTTATGATGATTACCCATGATGTAGACGAAGCAATTTATATGTCAGATCGAATTATTCTCATGACTAATGGACCATCTGCAAAGATAGGAGAAATTTTAAAAGTTCCTTTTGAACATCCTAGAGATAGAACAGCCATGCGGAACTCCACAGAATATTTTGAACTTCGCAATCATGCTCTTAATTTCCTTGACCAAAATTTTACACCAGAGGAGTAA